The following coding sequences lie in one Bifidobacterium sp. ESL0690 genomic window:
- the glmU gene encoding bifunctional UDP-N-acetylglucosamine diphosphorylase/glucosamine-1-phosphate N-acetyltransferase GlmU — protein MALSAAIILAAGEGTRMRSSKPKVLHQLAGKTFLERVMSSISALDPETLAVVVHYQAERVAKAAQSYNEHVEIVQQDDIPGTGRAVQCAMKQLDSDGQLTGPVLVAASDMPLLDTATLDALLAFHKASGNDATVLTANLDDATGYGRIIRDSDGSVLRIVEQKDANSSELAVHEINTSVYVFDAAVLARAVQGLDSQNAQGEFYLTDALESARKTGKVGAFAAPDALSVEGVNDRLQLAHLARKHNLRICEEWMREGVTILDPETTWIEDNVELAQDVTVLPGSFLQGHSTVAENAVIGPYTTLIDAHIEAGAIVERSRVQETHIGPDANIGPWTYLRPGNVLEKGTKAGAFVEMKKAHIGAGTKVPHLSYMGDAELGENTNIGGGTISANYDGVHKNRTHIGSNVHVGAGNLFVAPVEVGDNVTTGAGSVIRHAVPDDSMVYSENTQHVVEGWKPEWER, from the coding sequence ATGGCATTGAGTGCTGCAATCATTCTCGCGGCCGGCGAAGGCACGCGCATGCGTTCGTCCAAGCCGAAAGTGCTTCACCAACTAGCCGGCAAGACCTTCCTCGAGCGCGTGATGAGCTCCATTTCCGCGCTTGATCCCGAAACGCTTGCCGTGGTCGTGCATTATCAGGCCGAACGCGTAGCCAAAGCCGCGCAAAGCTACAACGAGCACGTCGAAATCGTGCAGCAGGACGACATTCCAGGCACTGGTCGCGCCGTGCAGTGCGCGATGAAGCAGCTTGATTCCGACGGGCAGCTCACCGGCCCGGTGCTCGTCGCAGCCAGCGATATGCCATTGCTCGATACTGCCACGCTCGACGCTTTGCTTGCGTTCCACAAGGCCAGCGGCAACGATGCCACCGTGCTCACCGCCAACCTCGACGACGCCACGGGCTATGGCCGTATCATCCGTGACAGCGACGGCAGCGTGTTGCGCATCGTCGAGCAGAAGGATGCAAACAGCAGCGAGCTCGCCGTTCACGAGATCAATACTTCGGTTTACGTTTTTGACGCCGCCGTGCTCGCGCGTGCCGTCCAAGGGCTCGATTCGCAGAACGCACAAGGTGAGTTTTATCTCACTGATGCGTTGGAAAGCGCTAGGAAGACCGGCAAGGTTGGTGCGTTCGCCGCTCCTGACGCCCTGAGCGTTGAAGGCGTCAACGACCGTTTGCAGCTGGCCCACCTTGCCCGCAAGCACAACCTTCGTATCTGCGAGGAATGGATGCGTGAGGGCGTCACGATTCTTGATCCGGAAACCACATGGATCGAAGACAACGTCGAACTGGCCCAGGACGTCACCGTGCTGCCGGGCTCCTTCCTTCAGGGGCACAGCACTGTTGCCGAAAACGCCGTCATCGGGCCGTATACCACGCTGATTGATGCTCATATCGAGGCCGGAGCCATTGTGGAGCGCAGCCGTGTGCAGGAAACGCATATCGGCCCCGACGCCAATATCGGCCCATGGACGTATCTGCGTCCGGGCAACGTGCTCGAAAAGGGTACCAAGGCCGGTGCGTTCGTCGAAATGAAGAAGGCGCATATCGGCGCAGGCACCAAGGTGCCGCACCTGAGCTATATGGGCGACGCCGAGCTGGGGGAGAACACCAACATTGGAGGCGGCACCATTTCCGCCAACTATGACGGAGTACACAAGAACCGCACCCACATTGGCTCGAACGTCCACGTCGGTGCCGGCAACCTGTTCGTCGCGCCAGTTGAGGTCGGCGACAACGTCACCACCGGAGCAGGTTCCGTCATCCGCCACGCGGTGCCGGACGATTCGATGGTATATTCGGAAAACACACAACACGTAGTAGAGGGCTGGAAGCCCGAATGGGAGCGTTGA
- a CDS encoding ribose-phosphate diphosphokinase: MVSAILEGKPSKNLILVTGRAHPQLAADVATQLGIDVLKTTAYDFANGEMYVRYTESVRGADVFVLQSHAGDVNKAIMEQLIMIDALKRASARSITAVCPLLGYSRQDKKHLGREPISCRLVFDLLRTAGADRVMSVDLHAAQSQGFFDGPVDHLIAMPVLVDYIRDRFEGNLDNVAVVSPDAGRIRVAEQWAQRLGGGPLAFVHKTRDINRPNHATSNRVVGDVVGKDCVLVDDLIDTGGTIVGACDVLKQAGAKSVTVVATHGVLSDPAVDRLKNCGAREVVLTDTVPIDESKRWDGLTVLSIAPLLSSAIKAVFEDGSVAKLFDTYPEHHGQGFLFA, encoded by the coding sequence ATGGTGAGCGCAATCCTAGAAGGAAAGCCCAGTAAGAATCTCATTCTCGTCACCGGCAGGGCGCATCCCCAGCTGGCGGCGGACGTCGCCACACAGCTTGGCATCGACGTTTTGAAGACCACGGCATACGATTTCGCGAACGGCGAGATGTATGTGCGCTACACCGAATCGGTGCGTGGCGCGGATGTCTTTGTATTGCAAAGTCATGCCGGTGATGTCAACAAGGCCATCATGGAGCAGCTCATCATGATCGACGCGCTCAAGCGTGCTTCGGCCCGTTCCATCACCGCTGTCTGCCCGCTTTTGGGCTATTCCCGCCAGGATAAGAAGCACCTCGGACGCGAGCCCATTTCCTGCCGTCTTGTTTTCGATTTGCTGCGCACCGCCGGTGCCGACCGCGTTATGAGCGTCGACCTGCACGCCGCGCAGTCCCAAGGTTTCTTCGACGGCCCGGTCGATCATCTGATCGCCATGCCTGTCTTGGTCGACTACATTCGTGACCGTTTCGAAGGCAATCTCGACAATGTCGCCGTGGTTTCCCCGGATGCCGGTCGTATCCGCGTCGCCGAGCAGTGGGCTCAGCGCTTGGGCGGTGGCCCGCTCGCTTTCGTTCACAAGACCCGCGACATCAACCGTCCGAACCATGCCACCTCCAACCGTGTGGTCGGTGACGTGGTGGGCAAAGACTGCGTTCTGGTCGACGACCTGATCGATACCGGCGGCACCATTGTCGGCGCCTGCGATGTGTTGAAGCAGGCCGGTGCCAAGTCTGTCACGGTCGTCGCCACGCACGGCGTGCTTTCTGACCCTGCGGTCGACCGTCTCAAGAACTGCGGCGCGCGCGAGGTCGTGTTGACCGACACTGTGCCGATCGACGAATCCAAGCGTTGGGACGGACTCACGGTTCTTTCTATCGCTCCGTTGCTCTCCAGCGCCATCAAGGCTGTATTCGAGGATGGTTCGGTAGCCAAGCTCTTCGACACCTATCCCGAGCATCACGGGCAGGGCTTCCTCTTCGCCTGA
- the nadD gene encoding nicotinate-nucleotide adenylyltransferase — protein sequence MSGLSSQPDPNSIDACKAKPNNGHDKNGRRRIGIMGGTFDPIHNGHLVAASEVAWVYDLDEVIFVPTGRPAFKLDKDVTNAEDRYLMTVIATASNPKFTVSRVDIDRPGVTYTIDTLRDIRALNPDAELFFITGADAVAEILKWKEARNMFSLAHFVAVTRPGYSSPEHMRTQVEVDTLEIPALAISSTDVRHRVSLGEPVWYLVPDGVVQYIAKHGLYTQP from the coding sequence ATGTCCGGGCTTTCCTCACAGCCCGATCCCAACTCCATCGATGCCTGCAAAGCGAAACCGAACAACGGACACGACAAAAACGGCCGTCGCCGCATCGGCATCATGGGCGGCACCTTCGACCCCATCCACAACGGCCATTTGGTCGCAGCCAGCGAGGTGGCGTGGGTCTATGACCTCGACGAGGTGATCTTCGTGCCGACGGGCCGGCCTGCTTTCAAGCTCGACAAGGACGTGACCAACGCCGAAGACCGTTACCTGATGACGGTCATCGCCACGGCTTCGAATCCCAAATTTACCGTTTCCCGCGTCGATATCGACCGTCCTGGCGTCACCTATACCATCGATACGTTGCGTGATATTCGGGCGTTGAACCCGGACGCCGAACTGTTCTTCATCACCGGTGCCGACGCCGTAGCCGAAATCCTCAAATGGAAGGAAGCTCGGAACATGTTCAGCCTCGCGCATTTCGTCGCCGTCACACGCCCCGGCTATTCCAGCCCCGAACATATGCGTACACAAGTCGAGGTCGATACTCTGGAAATCCCCGCGTTGGCCATTTCTTCGACCGACGTCCGCCACCGCGTATCTCTTGGAGAACCGGTGTGGTATCTCGTCCCCGACGGCGTGGTGCAATATATCGCCAAGCACGGGCTTTATACTCAGCCCTGA
- a CDS encoding phosphoribosylglycinamide synthetase: MAVDRGIDINNPRIALKIASERLAIVRYVFLVQVEDGIATADQRASLEYADAALVGWPEMDADDVVDLDEDGKKTVAERLAAMERYIAEFSKQEAEGGIDAMNDLLVRATECVASVRRLYQPDFPIPTFAEIRRVVQDEYDEDMGKIDPSEHATVEDIEEQTEQADEKREESETDKSNNDKNGKNGKNKGDSKA, translated from the coding sequence CTGGCAGTCGACCGTGGCATCGACATCAACAATCCGCGTATCGCATTGAAAATCGCCTCGGAGCGTCTCGCCATCGTCCGTTACGTCTTCCTGGTGCAGGTCGAGGATGGCATCGCCACCGCCGACCAGCGGGCCTCCCTTGAATACGCGGATGCCGCGCTCGTCGGATGGCCGGAAATGGACGCGGACGACGTCGTCGATCTCGACGAAGACGGCAAGAAGACCGTGGCCGAGCGTCTTGCGGCCATGGAACGTTATATCGCCGAATTCAGCAAGCAGGAGGCCGAAGGCGGCATCGACGCCATGAACGACCTGCTCGTGCGCGCCACGGAATGCGTCGCTTCGGTCCGCCGCCTTTATCAGCCCGATTTCCCGATTCCGACCTTCGCCGAGATCCGTCGCGTCGTCCAGGACGAATACGACGAGGACATGGGCAAGATCGACCCGAGCGAGCATGCCACCGTCGAAGACATCGAGGAACAGACCGAACAGGCCGACGAGAAGCGCGAAGAGAGCGAAACCGACAAGTCGAACAATGATAAGAACGGCAAAAACGGCAAGAATAAGGGCGATAGCAAGGCATGA
- a CDS encoding glutamate-5-semialdehyde dehydrogenase, with the protein MVANDQRDSAVLDPEVFRQVCAMGDAAAHAQSVLALANTEQKNTLLNAIADELESGSKTIAEANAFDMSEARQSGMSVGKLDRLLFDEERVKAAADGVRHVATLPDPVGQVVRGSTLPNGLRLSEVRVPIGVFGMIYEARPNVTVDVASLCLKSGNAVLLRGGHEAQHTNEATLAIIQKTLREQGFDPALVASVDKFGRMGATAMMEARGHIDVLVPRGGAGLIQAVVRNSKVPVIETGAGNVHIYVDKAADFAKAIPIILNAKTQRVGVCNAAEKLIVHRDVAKDFLPLAAKALADAGVELHADDEAYAIIAQSGIDNVNLLHATPEDWDTEYLALKMGVKVVGSLDKAIEHINLHSTGHTECIISEDYSAIERFTKRIDSAVVMANASSRFTDGGMFGFGAELGISTQKLHARGPMGLTEMTTTKWIGYGTGQVRA; encoded by the coding sequence ATGGTCGCAAATGATCAGCGGGATTCGGCGGTTCTCGACCCGGAGGTGTTCCGGCAGGTCTGCGCCATGGGTGATGCCGCGGCGCATGCACAAAGCGTGCTGGCGCTCGCCAACACCGAACAGAAGAACACGTTGCTCAACGCCATCGCCGATGAACTCGAATCCGGAAGCAAGACCATCGCCGAAGCCAATGCTTTCGATATGAGCGAGGCCAGGCAGTCCGGTATGAGCGTAGGCAAGCTCGACCGTCTGCTCTTCGACGAGGAACGCGTCAAGGCTGCGGCGGACGGTGTTCGTCACGTCGCCACGCTTCCCGATCCGGTTGGCCAAGTAGTTCGTGGATCGACTTTGCCCAACGGCTTGCGCCTAAGTGAAGTACGTGTGCCGATCGGCGTGTTCGGCATGATTTACGAGGCTCGGCCCAATGTCACCGTCGATGTCGCCTCGCTGTGTCTCAAATCCGGGAACGCCGTCCTGTTGCGCGGTGGACATGAGGCGCAGCACACCAATGAGGCAACGCTCGCCATCATCCAGAAAACGTTGCGGGAACAGGGCTTTGACCCGGCCTTGGTCGCTTCCGTCGACAAATTCGGTCGTATGGGTGCCACGGCGATGATGGAGGCGCGCGGTCATATCGACGTTCTGGTGCCGCGTGGGGGAGCAGGGCTTATCCAGGCCGTCGTGCGCAATTCCAAGGTCCCGGTCATCGAGACCGGTGCCGGCAATGTCCATATCTATGTCGACAAGGCCGCGGATTTCGCCAAGGCCATTCCAATCATCCTGAACGCCAAGACCCAACGGGTGGGCGTGTGCAACGCCGCCGAAAAGCTGATCGTCCACCGCGACGTGGCCAAGGATTTCCTGCCGCTCGCCGCCAAAGCGCTCGCCGACGCAGGTGTGGAACTTCACGCCGACGATGAGGCATACGCGATCATCGCCCAAAGCGGCATTGATAACGTGAACCTGTTGCATGCCACGCCGGAGGATTGGGACACCGAATACCTCGCGCTGAAAATGGGCGTGAAGGTCGTGGGCTCGTTGGACAAGGCGATCGAACATATCAACCTCCATTCCACCGGACACACCGAATGCATCATTTCTGAGGATTACAGCGCGATCGAGCGTTTCACGAAGCGTATCGATTCGGCGGTGGTCATGGCCAATGCATCCTCAAGGTTCACGGATGGCGGTATGTTCGGTTTTGGAGCTGAATTGGGCATCTCGACGCAGAAGCTGCATGCCCGTGGCCCTATGGGTTTGACGGAAATGACCACGACCAAATGGATCGGCTACGGCACCGGCCAGGTGCGGGCTTGA
- the thrC gene encoding threonine synthase encodes MNTTFHSTRGSSEQLTSRQAIRQGLAGDGGLFVTDDLGKQQVDVAELIGKSYQDMARTVLGVLLPDFLASELDECISAAYRPQWLDSAITPLKPLGDDYILELFNGPTSAFKDVALQILPQFMARTASGAASANEKVMVLTATSGDTGKAALAGFADTPGTGITVFYPEGKVSEIQRLQMTTQTGSNVNVCAVKGNFDDAQTAVKRIFGDRNLASRLEESNSVSLSSANSINVGRLVPQVVYYFAAYAQLVESGAIKVGDEVEFVVPTGNFGDILAGYYAKKLGLPVGRLTVASDRNNVLFDFLTTGTYNRERPFYQTTSPSMDILVSSNLERMLYYMSDGDTELIHSLMDDLQNKGSFTIPKTLLERIRGLFSCGWADENQVSQAITACWNANHYVIDPHTACGYHVLSQMPRETGMPRVLLSTASPYKFPRVVSKALGLDTTGTDFDCMDRLSKATGTTAPRNLRSLEHATERFTDVISIDEMSDYVMNASQNL; translated from the coding sequence ATGAATACCACCTTCCACAGCACCCGAGGTTCTTCCGAACAACTGACCAGCCGTCAGGCCATCCGCCAAGGGCTCGCAGGCGACGGCGGGCTGTTCGTCACCGACGATCTCGGCAAACAGCAGGTTGATGTCGCCGAACTGATCGGCAAAAGCTATCAGGACATGGCGCGGACCGTTCTGGGAGTATTGTTGCCTGACTTCTTGGCTTCGGAACTTGACGAGTGCATCAGCGCCGCATATCGCCCCCAATGGCTCGATAGTGCCATCACCCCGTTGAAACCGCTGGGTGACGATTACATCCTCGAGCTCTTCAACGGCCCGACCAGCGCCTTCAAGGACGTGGCGCTGCAGATCCTCCCGCAGTTTATGGCGCGTACCGCAAGCGGGGCAGCGTCGGCAAACGAAAAGGTGATGGTGCTGACGGCCACTTCCGGCGACACAGGTAAGGCTGCGCTCGCGGGATTTGCTGACACCCCCGGCACCGGCATCACCGTCTTCTATCCGGAAGGGAAGGTCAGCGAGATTCAGCGTTTGCAGATGACCACCCAGACCGGTTCGAACGTCAACGTCTGCGCGGTCAAAGGCAACTTCGACGACGCGCAAACCGCGGTCAAGCGTATTTTCGGCGACAGGAATCTAGCATCGAGACTCGAGGAAAGCAACAGCGTCTCGCTTTCCTCCGCGAACTCCATCAACGTCGGCCGGCTTGTGCCCCAAGTCGTTTATTACTTTGCGGCCTACGCACAATTGGTCGAAAGCGGTGCTATCAAGGTCGGCGACGAGGTCGAGTTCGTTGTTCCCACCGGCAATTTCGGCGACATCCTCGCCGGCTACTACGCCAAGAAGCTCGGGCTGCCGGTCGGCAGGCTCACCGTGGCCAGCGACCGCAACAACGTGCTGTTTGATTTCCTGACCACCGGTACCTACAACCGGGAGCGCCCGTTCTACCAGACCACCTCGCCGTCGATGGACATCCTTGTTTCCTCGAACCTCGAACGCATGCTCTACTACATGTCCGATGGCGATACCGAACTCATTCATAGCCTTATGGATGATCTGCAGAACAAAGGCTCGTTTACGATTCCTAAAACCCTACTCGAACGCATCCGCGGACTGTTCTCCTGCGGCTGGGCCGACGAGAATCAGGTGAGCCAGGCCATCACCGCCTGTTGGAACGCGAACCATTACGTCATCGACCCACACACCGCCTGTGGCTACCATGTACTGTCGCAGATGCCGCGAGAAACCGGGATGCCTCGCGTGCTGCTAAGCACCGCCAGCCCCTATAAATTCCCGCGCGTGGTCAGCAAGGCGCTTGGTCTTGACACCACCGGCACCGATTTCGATTGTATGGATAGGCTCTCCAAAGCCACCGGCACCACCGCGCCCAGGAACCTGCGCAGCCTGGAGCACGCCACCGAACGCTTCACCGATGTCATCTCCATCGACGAAATGAGCGACTACGTCATGAACGCTTCTCAAAATCTTTAG
- a CDS encoding ABC-2 transporter permease gives MSSMDTKQIKRSMRIDYLRLAASGEGSVWILALVPLAFTFIGFIVDDEAITFGAAGAVAAICALYAAFSAMMVFSNEETTGNTSMNGIVPVSRPNQVFARFALGFAADVITAVEGVLCLLILFHHDEPSVLLFAGLGLGVFGVSLFLGGVVIPIFYKFAVTKAMGWSFAILGLLFFAVFLVGKIMSDDMRKRMVEWITTARLGVVPWAAIIAVLVAVVVCVCSFLVSVRIYERKEL, from the coding sequence ATGAGCAGCATGGATACCAAACAAATCAAACGATCGATGCGTATCGATTACCTGCGTTTGGCGGCTTCCGGAGAAGGGTCGGTATGGATTCTGGCACTGGTTCCGTTGGCGTTTACTTTTATCGGTTTCATTGTCGATGATGAAGCCATAACCTTTGGCGCGGCTGGAGCAGTGGCTGCTATTTGCGCCTTGTACGCCGCTTTCTCCGCCATGATGGTGTTCAGCAATGAGGAGACAACGGGCAATACGAGCATGAATGGCATCGTGCCCGTATCAAGGCCCAATCAGGTTTTCGCACGGTTCGCTTTGGGCTTTGCGGCTGACGTCATCACTGCCGTTGAAGGCGTGCTCTGTCTGCTCATCTTGTTCCATCACGATGAGCCTTCTGTTTTACTGTTCGCCGGATTGGGATTGGGCGTATTCGGCGTCTCCCTGTTCCTGGGCGGTGTGGTGATTCCGATTTTCTACAAGTTTGCGGTCACCAAGGCCATGGGCTGGAGTTTCGCGATACTGGGCTTGCTGTTCTTCGCGGTATTCCTCGTCGGGAAAATCATGTCTGATGACATGCGTAAGCGAATGGTGGAATGGATAACCACGGCGAGACTCGGCGTCGTGCCTTGGGCCGCGATCATCGCCGTCCTTGTCGCCGTCGTGGTCTGCGTCTGCTCGTTCCTGGTCTCCGTTCGTATCTACGAGCGTAAGGAATTGTAA
- a CDS encoding ABC transporter ATP-binding protein: MALSVTDVAKRYGSGFGLGPVTFDLPMGYIMGLIGPNGAGKSTLIKLILNMIHRDAGSISVLGFDNIADEVKVKEQLGVVFDSSYFSTYWTVKMAEESMEAAYPTWNHELFADYLEQFGIDTKKKVKDLSRGMQMKLMLAAALSHDAKLLILDEPTSGLDVLARDDLMDILQRYIEDGQHSVLFSTHITSDLEHAADLITYITQGKLYFTGSKDEFDDAFRLVKGGLDELDAVSSVAVGVRSYLTGFDALVHAEQIAGLVQANPGLHVEPVSIDDIIRLTNGRAAGPRRRGEGSNAR, encoded by the coding sequence ATGGCGCTGAGCGTCACCGACGTGGCGAAACGCTACGGCTCCGGTTTCGGCTTGGGCCCAGTGACGTTCGATTTGCCGATGGGCTACATCATGGGCCTCATCGGTCCCAACGGCGCCGGCAAATCGACCCTGATCAAGCTCATCCTCAACATGATCCATCGCGATGCCGGTTCGATCAGCGTGCTTGGCTTTGATAACATCGCCGACGAGGTGAAGGTCAAGGAACAACTTGGCGTCGTGTTCGATTCCAGTTATTTCTCGACCTACTGGACGGTCAAAATGGCCGAGGAATCCATGGAAGCGGCGTATCCGACTTGGAATCATGAGTTGTTCGCCGATTATCTCGAGCAGTTTGGCATCGATACCAAAAAGAAGGTTAAGGACCTTTCCCGCGGTATGCAGATGAAGCTTATGCTTGCCGCCGCCTTGAGCCATGATGCCAAATTGCTGATTCTGGACGAGCCGACCAGCGGCCTCGACGTGCTGGCGCGCGACGACTTGATGGATATCCTGCAACGCTATATTGAAGACGGACAGCACAGCGTGCTGTTCAGCACCCATATCACCAGCGATCTCGAGCATGCCGCCGATCTGATCACCTACATCACGCAAGGCAAGCTGTATTTCACCGGTTCCAAGGACGAGTTCGATGACGCCTTTAGGCTGGTCAAGGGCGGCCTGGACGAACTTGATGCCGTCAGTTCGGTTGCCGTGGGTGTCCGCAGCTATCTCACAGGTTTCGACGCTTTGGTGCATGCGGAGCAAATCGCGGGTCTGGTGCAAGCCAATCCCGGTCTGCATGTCGAGCCGGTAAGCATCGATGACATCATCCGATTGACCAACGGCCGTGCCGCTGGTCCTCGGCGTCGCGGAGAAGGGAGCAACGCACGATGA
- a CDS encoding GntR family transcriptional regulator produces MKLIISSVSGEPIYEQIKRQIREAVLSGELKSGEALPSLRKLARELRISVLTVTRAYNELADEGIIVNVQGKGSFVAEKSDERMKKKLAGQVRNALRQVGVAAKAADIPLIDLMDMLETEYKKAK; encoded by the coding sequence ATGAAACTGATCATCTCATCCGTGTCCGGAGAACCGATCTACGAGCAAATCAAACGTCAGATCCGCGAAGCGGTCCTCAGCGGAGAGCTCAAGAGCGGGGAAGCGTTGCCGAGCCTGCGCAAGCTGGCCCGTGAGCTGCGCATCTCCGTGCTCACCGTCACCCGCGCCTACAACGAGCTGGCGGATGAGGGCATCATCGTCAATGTACAGGGCAAGGGTTCGTTCGTCGCCGAAAAAAGCGATGAACGAATGAAGAAAAAGCTTGCCGGCCAGGTACGCAATGCTCTGCGTCAAGTGGGCGTCGCTGCGAAAGCTGCCGACATCCCGCTTATTGACCTGATGGATATGCTCGAGACTGAGTACAAGAAAGCCAAGTGA
- a CDS encoding HAD family phosphatase produces MKTNEGKAAIFDLDGTLLDSMDVWHQVDVDFFRSRDIPLTDDYMGIVNAMRPEEVARYTIDRYGLNDTPAELAKLWDSMVLEAYGNTVEAKPHAVEYLDYLKSSGAHLAVATSLSPQVREVGMEHVGISQYFDVMVSVEDTNAKSKHSPEVYLAAASRLGAAAKDCTVFEDLLVAVKAAKSADMHVWAMEDDYSLEDRPAIRAMADGVINDFADAPKVLE; encoded by the coding sequence ATGAAAACGAACGAAGGCAAAGCAGCTATTTTCGACCTTGACGGCACTTTGCTTGATTCGATGGACGTGTGGCATCAGGTCGATGTCGACTTTTTCCGGAGTCGAGACATTCCTTTGACCGACGACTACATGGGCATCGTCAACGCAATGAGACCTGAGGAAGTGGCACGTTATACCATCGACCGTTATGGCCTGAACGACACTCCTGCTGAGCTAGCGAAACTGTGGGACTCGATGGTGCTTGAGGCCTATGGCAACACTGTTGAAGCGAAGCCTCATGCAGTCGAATATTTGGATTATCTGAAGTCGAGCGGCGCGCACCTAGCAGTGGCGACATCGCTTTCGCCGCAGGTGCGCGAAGTTGGCATGGAACATGTGGGAATCAGCCAGTACTTCGATGTGATGGTGAGCGTGGAGGATACCAATGCGAAAAGCAAGCACAGCCCCGAGGTCTATCTGGCCGCTGCTTCACGTCTTGGTGCTGCGGCTAAGGATTGCACGGTGTTCGAGGATTTGCTGGTGGCAGTGAAGGCTGCGAAGTCTGCAGACATGCACGTCTGGGCGATGGAAGATGACTATTCGCTGGAGGACAGGCCGGCTATCAGAGCAATGGCGGACGGTGTAATCAATGACTTTGCAGATGCTCCCAAAGTTCTTGAATAA